GCCAAGGCGCTCGCCTACTGGTCCACGGACATTCCTGAATCGCATCAAGCACGGGTCGATCAAGCAGGCGATGCGCTCGATGCCAATCCACCACCGCCGGGATGGCGTCCCCTAGGTCCCGATGACGAGCTCCTCCTCACGTTGCTGCCGGACGAGGAAGCCTGAGCCTCAGCCGCCGAGGTCCTTCAGGAAGAGGGGGGCATGCCCGGTGACGGTGACGCCGGTGGCGGACGCGGCGCCGGACCAGTAGGACCGCCGGGCGCGGCTCCATGGTCGTCAAGGGTCCTCGTTCATGCCGTCAAGCTGCTCCGTCGCAAGGTCGCGGTAGAAGGGTACGACCTCGACGGCGAGCACATCGCGCATTTCCTGTCGCGCGCCGTCCCAATCTCCCTGGCGCTGGAGCTTCCACATCCGGTGCAGTGCGTCTGTCAGGCGATTGGACCCGTCGGTGATGCGGCGGGCGCACTCGCGCAGGAGCGCAAGGGCTCCGGCGTCCGTCTGGAGCGCTGATGCGGCGTCGGAGACGGCCACTTCGGCGGCGGTCTGGAGCAGGAGCGCGCGCACGTCGTCACTCAGGGTCAGCGGTGCATCCTCGCGAAGGACATGCCGTGCAAGGTCGAGGAGCGGACTCCAGTCGGGTGGGTTCATTCGGCCCTCATCGCTTCGGCTTGGCGGGGCGGCAGAGATTGAAGGGCCATACGTGTTGGCCTTCGCACCGTCGCAAGCAGTCGGTGCAAGGGCCGGAGAACAGGCCGTCCGCGCAGGCGTTCCAGTTTCGCATGCACCTGTTCTTCCACTCGGGTAGGCGCGGGTCGTCAACGTAATCGTTCACATCCGCGTCGGAGTTGCTGTGTGTGCCGGTGGCGCCGACGCCCGCGGCAAGGATGGCGGAGGCTTCTGCGGCGGTGAGGCCGCATGCCTCCGGCAGACCGGGGTGTCGCTGGATGCAGTCCGTCTCGGTGTCCATGGCGATGGCGGCGCATCCCAGGCTCAAGGCCGTGAGGATGGGGGCGAAGTGGCGCCACCGAGGGGGCCTTCGAGCGAATCATGGTACGCGGACCCTACAGTGCGGCGCCGATGCGTCCACCCGCCTGAATGGTGTGTCACGGCGCGGGGCACGGCTCCTGTCGCGTGTCAGACCGGCCCTCGATGAGGAAGCCTGAGCCCCCGCCTCAAGTGGGTGGCGGAAGGCCGCCATCCCGGTTAGCTTCCGCGTCGCGTGCGGCGGCCCCAGGGTGGGGCTTCCGAGCCCGGACGAGGTGCGCCGTACCCGGTCACGACAAGACGACGCCTTCACGGGAGTCGTGCGTCATGTCGTCGTCTTGGATCCTCCTCATCATCGCCGGCCTGCTCGAAGTCTGCTGGACGCTGGGCCTCAAGTACACGCAGGGCTTCACCCGGCCGCTGCCCAGCGTGCTCACGGTGGCGGCCATCATCGCGAGCATGGGCCTCCTGGGCATCGCGGTGAAGCAACTCCCCATCGGCACGGCCTACGCGGTCTGGGTGGGCATCGGCGCGGCCGGTGCGGCCATCGCGGGCATGGTGCTCTTCCATGAGCCCGCCACGCCCTCGCGCCTGTTCTTCCTGGTGCTGATGATCGTCGCGATCATCGGGCTGAAGGTCACCAGCGGAACGCACTGACCGATATGGCCCCCCCTCGGTGACGTTTTCCCTCTCGCGAGGGACACGGACGTCCCGAGGGGGAGTCATCCATCATGTTCAAGCAACGCTGGGCCCCGGTGCGGGGGCTCGTGGCCGGAGTGTGTCTGGTGTCAGCCTTTGGCACCGGATGCGCTCCGGCATCGTCGGAGTCGCCTTCCCGTGCGTCCTCCGACGCTGTCGTCCTCGACGGTCCCTTCGTGGCCATCCCACGCGCGGTCACGGCCGCGCTGGGGAGCACGCCTCCCGTGACGGGGCGCGTGGAGGGGGAGTCGTTCTACCTGGCCATCCGCAAGCGCGACCTGGGCGAGCGCTACTTCCTGTCCGCCTGGCTCACGAACCAACATCCGGTGTCCGTCTTCGGCACGGGCTTCGAATCCCTCGGCACTCGCGTCGTGTCGTTCCGGGTGCAGAACGGCAAGCTGTTCATGCTCGACGTGGACGACACCAAGGTGCGCAGTGAGCTGTTCGTTCCGGAGGTGCTCCTGGACGCGTGGCCCATCGTCACCGGCCACCCGGCCTTCGAACGGCTGCCCCACGCGAAGGACTACGTGCTCGTGGATCCTTCCGCGGGCATGGACCGGGTGGGCGGCATCGACTCGCTCACGGGCATGTACACGGATGTCTTCACGCAGGAGCTGGCCTACGCCCAGCGCTTCCGCGCGCTGCCGGAGGGGGTGGCCTTCGAAAAGCTCTTCTCGGGCCACGCCGTCGACTCCATCGCGAAGCTCTACGCGGAGTGGGAGAGCACGGCTCTACCCGAAGCCATGCGCGTCTCCGGCACGCTGTCGCTGTCCCTGCGTCGCTACCGGGAAGGGGAGGGCTTCGTCGCGAAGCCCGTGCCCTCCGTGGACCACTACTTCGTCGGTGCCAGCAAGCTCGTGCCGAACACCGGGGGCGTGACCGAGCGGCTTGCCAGCCGGTGGAACGTCCATCCGGGCATGGCGCCCATTCCCTGGCTCGTGACGGACACCATCCTCCAGCTCCAGCAGGACC
This DNA window, taken from Corallococcus coralloides DSM 2259, encodes the following:
- the sugE gene encoding quaternary ammonium compound efflux SMR transporter SugE; translation: MSSSWILLIIAGLLEVCWTLGLKYTQGFTRPLPSVLTVAAIIASMGLLGIAVKQLPIGTAYAVWVGIGAAGAAIAGMVLFHEPATPSRLFFLVLMIVAIIGLKVTSGTH
- a CDS encoding DUSAM domain-containing protein → MNPPDWSPLLDLARHVLREDAPLTLSDDVRALLLQTAAEVAVSDAASALQTDAGALALLRECARRITDGSNRLTDALHRMWKLQRQGDWDGARQEMRDVLAVEVVPFYRDLATEQLDGMNEDP